In one window of Hyalangium ruber DNA:
- a CDS encoding type VI secretion IcmF C-terminal domain-containing protein: MGALQNIWTAVRPHLGWILLVLGILLVVVLALTAKKWRPKLQKWLKGLKGGAATEGEALHPRRLVGTYKRFLRALPWRYRSAVVDFPAVVVLGPAGSGKAELIGLEVDWQRQKRQFMPSYEEDPLVKIYLGPESVVQKISSSLLGNITPEAEEALRKLWKESIGRNKRALAVIVLDANWLRERPPDEIREFTHLLRGKLNLISDVCKAPVETRVCLTHMDTLPGFADFAKLLRGHGVSLDMEVPAGGEERRLADHLKRLEEHLALGLTALPVEAFERLEAFYSGLGKAFEGLIRFVSGLREGGSLSFPPNLTRVYLSTLSPESRAMGSLAVQTEKKVQQLQSHYRWVHLRRCAIILALGCLPVLAAYVNFYRVLGNAWDRVNHFEQMAERLKEEGIKPEGELVDREAAGAMVAMEKVWASSRYWPPLRKSFQDDQRQLRAKLAGIIREAYLQPLFEHCREVCASCNEVPGCSAQPKCKNKQAKDTEYYHYAEDCRPEQMLYMQAILNASRGDALGDFILGSLDSSEHGKWNWAQEALELHHQANRGSDQNNWMDRLGVVDAIAGIYVINSDKPWDAEDPENPAEGDWYKWPYQNLTFKDQIAPWWRHFDRLKAWLEEEELDLEEWERLQAERAELLVLLESAQYYSEGELQLERLNASPTSVKQGHLAGVKETLRALAWMRENHEALQAVLALEEEAGEALYASHEMSDAQLLTQANGLFVPKAGDVVFEISAPDFDTFDLSTMTVSERLLDKLELQVKQSERLAFDQPRGDSAEGTVVPVGGAVGEDGEVVEGVGVPSGPLVSRKQFDTEIKPLVDEFTQRLDKSNLTPEKAATQETFLLGKMKGFSQNYSQSLFAAFRGYKFEAPAGTLRAELGALSQPSSNLADMLRDVSDRASIGPLDSRFYEPLRKAIEPFKPIVQLMAPDKDGKTPAFDEYRLLVSQLHGELAGSKPASKAPAAKAPAGKAETEKAEAGAVTEEAPGAQLAELLSPLGRVALAMSLEEEGSYLAKVDVWLEQQGILGEFRVPFRKPFLDVRERGMEEVNAVVREQWNTRYKRFLEPLVKRYPFDPNAQQEIDPSDLEVLRRKDGEFWQFIDQVLSPLLVERGSEWALRRPLRKLLAPPPRMLSTLEQMARLSRTLWDEQGKPVPLALQVRPLPLPRLTAPGDFVTRSYFKCGGASAFGFNQSPTWQDFPLNWWDQRTASLGVELGSPKREGKRYRTVEMARSSWSCFRLLELGTLTEEQNMVWALPGPDGDTSAQLMEVSFGLRGKPWAAFRRDAK, translated from the coding sequence GTGGGGGCGCTCCAGAACATCTGGACGGCGGTGCGACCGCACCTGGGTTGGATTCTGCTCGTGCTGGGGATCCTGCTCGTCGTCGTCCTCGCGCTCACCGCGAAGAAGTGGCGGCCCAAGCTCCAGAAGTGGCTCAAGGGGCTGAAGGGCGGTGCGGCCACCGAGGGGGAGGCCCTGCACCCTCGTCGGCTCGTCGGGACCTACAAGCGCTTCCTGCGCGCGTTGCCCTGGCGCTATCGCTCCGCCGTCGTCGACTTTCCGGCCGTGGTGGTGCTCGGGCCCGCGGGCAGTGGCAAGGCGGAGCTGATCGGACTCGAGGTGGACTGGCAGCGGCAGAAGCGCCAGTTCATGCCGAGCTACGAGGAAGATCCGCTGGTGAAGATCTACCTCGGGCCCGAGTCCGTGGTGCAGAAGATCTCCTCCTCGCTCCTGGGGAACATCACCCCGGAGGCCGAAGAGGCGCTGCGCAAGCTGTGGAAGGAGAGCATCGGTCGGAACAAGCGGGCGCTGGCGGTCATCGTGCTGGATGCCAACTGGCTCCGTGAGCGGCCTCCCGATGAGATTCGGGAGTTCACCCACCTGCTGCGCGGCAAGCTCAACCTCATCTCCGACGTGTGCAAGGCGCCCGTGGAGACGCGCGTCTGCCTGACGCACATGGACACCCTGCCGGGCTTCGCGGACTTCGCCAAGCTCTTGCGCGGGCACGGCGTCTCGCTCGACATGGAGGTGCCGGCCGGAGGCGAGGAGAGGCGCCTGGCGGACCACCTGAAGCGGCTGGAGGAGCACCTGGCCCTCGGGTTGACGGCCCTTCCGGTGGAGGCGTTCGAACGCCTGGAGGCGTTCTACTCCGGCCTGGGAAAGGCGTTCGAGGGCCTCATCCGGTTCGTCAGCGGGCTTCGGGAGGGCGGCTCGCTGTCGTTCCCACCCAACCTCACGCGCGTGTACCTGTCGACGCTCTCGCCGGAGTCGCGCGCGATGGGCTCGCTCGCCGTCCAGACCGAGAAGAAGGTCCAGCAGCTTCAGAGCCACTATCGCTGGGTCCACCTGCGGCGCTGCGCGATCATCCTGGCGCTGGGGTGCCTGCCGGTGCTGGCCGCGTACGTCAACTTCTACCGGGTGCTGGGCAATGCCTGGGATCGGGTGAACCACTTCGAGCAGATGGCGGAGCGGCTGAAGGAAGAAGGTATCAAGCCCGAGGGAGAGCTCGTCGATCGCGAGGCCGCCGGGGCGATGGTGGCGATGGAGAAAGTCTGGGCGTCGTCGCGCTACTGGCCGCCGCTGCGCAAGAGCTTCCAGGACGACCAGCGGCAACTGCGCGCCAAGCTGGCGGGGATCATCCGCGAGGCCTACCTGCAGCCGCTCTTCGAGCACTGTCGGGAGGTATGTGCGAGCTGCAACGAGGTCCCTGGGTGTTCCGCGCAGCCCAAGTGCAAGAACAAGCAGGCGAAGGACACCGAGTACTACCACTATGCCGAGGATTGCCGCCCCGAGCAGATGCTCTACATGCAGGCGATCCTCAACGCCTCCCGGGGGGATGCGCTCGGCGACTTCATCCTCGGCAGCTTGGATAGCAGCGAGCATGGCAAGTGGAATTGGGCCCAGGAGGCGCTCGAGCTGCACCACCAGGCGAACCGAGGGAGCGATCAGAACAACTGGATGGACCGGCTCGGGGTGGTCGATGCAATCGCCGGCATCTACGTCATCAACAGCGACAAGCCCTGGGACGCCGAGGATCCGGAGAACCCCGCGGAGGGGGACTGGTACAAGTGGCCCTACCAGAACTTGACCTTCAAGGACCAGATCGCTCCCTGGTGGAGGCACTTCGACAGGCTGAAGGCCTGGTTGGAGGAGGAGGAACTGGACCTGGAGGAGTGGGAGCGCCTGCAGGCGGAGCGTGCAGAGCTCCTGGTGCTCCTGGAATCCGCCCAGTATTACTCGGAAGGAGAGCTCCAATTGGAGCGGCTCAACGCTTCTCCTACGAGCGTCAAACAAGGCCATCTCGCAGGGGTCAAGGAGACCCTGCGCGCGCTTGCCTGGATGCGTGAGAATCACGAGGCGCTCCAAGCGGTGCTGGCGCTGGAAGAGGAGGCGGGCGAGGCGCTGTATGCAAGCCATGAGATGTCCGACGCTCAGCTCCTCACGCAAGCCAACGGCCTGTTCGTGCCGAAGGCGGGAGACGTGGTATTCGAGATCTCAGCGCCCGATTTCGACACGTTCGATCTCAGCACGATGACGGTCTCCGAGCGACTGCTGGACAAGCTGGAGCTGCAGGTCAAGCAGTCGGAGCGGCTGGCCTTCGACCAGCCTCGGGGTGATTCGGCCGAGGGCACGGTCGTGCCGGTGGGTGGAGCGGTGGGAGAGGACGGGGAGGTGGTGGAGGGGGTGGGGGTGCCTTCTGGGCCCCTGGTGAGTCGCAAGCAGTTCGACACCGAGATCAAGCCGCTGGTGGATGAGTTCACGCAGCGACTCGACAAGTCCAACCTGACGCCAGAGAAGGCCGCGACGCAGGAGACGTTCCTGCTCGGGAAGATGAAGGGGTTCTCGCAGAACTACAGCCAGAGTCTCTTCGCCGCGTTCCGTGGCTACAAGTTCGAGGCGCCCGCGGGCACCCTGCGGGCCGAGCTCGGGGCGCTGTCGCAGCCCTCCTCGAATCTGGCGGACATGCTGCGCGATGTGTCGGACCGCGCCAGCATCGGGCCGCTCGACAGTCGCTTCTACGAGCCGCTGCGCAAGGCCATCGAGCCATTCAAGCCCATCGTTCAGCTGATGGCGCCGGACAAGGACGGAAAGACGCCTGCGTTCGATGAGTACCGCCTGCTCGTGTCCCAGCTGCATGGAGAGCTCGCCGGCTCCAAGCCCGCGAGCAAGGCGCCCGCGGCGAAGGCCCCTGCGGGCAAGGCCGAGACGGAGAAAGCGGAGGCTGGCGCCGTCACGGAAGAAGCTCCCGGGGCGCAGCTGGCCGAGCTGCTCTCTCCGCTTGGGCGGGTGGCGCTCGCGATGTCGCTCGAGGAGGAGGGCTCCTATCTGGCCAAGGTCGATGTATGGCTCGAGCAGCAGGGGATCCTCGGAGAGTTCCGGGTGCCGTTCCGCAAGCCCTTCCTCGACGTGCGCGAGCGCGGCATGGAGGAGGTCAACGCGGTCGTCCGGGAGCAGTGGAACACGCGGTACAAGCGCTTCCTGGAGCCGTTGGTGAAGCGCTATCCGTTCGATCCGAACGCGCAGCAGGAGATCGACCCGTCGGACCTGGAGGTGCTCCGGCGCAAAGATGGGGAGTTCTGGCAGTTCATCGACCAGGTGTTGTCACCGCTGCTCGTGGAGCGCGGCTCGGAGTGGGCGCTGCGCCGCCCGCTGCGAAAGCTGCTGGCGCCACCGCCGCGCATGCTGAGCACGCTGGAGCAGATGGCGCGGCTGTCGCGCACGCTTTGGGACGAGCAGGGTAAGCCGGTGCCGTTGGCGCTGCAGGTGCGGCCGCTGCCGCTGCCTCGGCTGACAGCTCCCGGGGACTTCGTGACGAGGTCCTACTTCAAGTGTGGGGGAGCCTCCGCCTTCGGGTTCAACCAGAGCCCCACCTGGCAGGACTTCCCGCTGAACTGGTGGGACCAGCGGACCGCCTCGCTGGGCGTGGAGCTGGGCTCACCCAAGCGAGAGGGGAAGCGGTACCGCACGGTGGAGATGGCGCGCTCGTCGTGGAGCTGCTTCCGCCTGCTCGAGCTGGGGACGCTCACGGAGGAGCAGAACATGGTGTGGGCGCTGCCCGGGCCGGACGGAGACACCAGCGCGCAACTGATGGAGGTCAGCTTCGGGCTGCGCGGCAAGCCTTGGGCGGCGTTCCGGAGGGACGCGAAGTGA
- a CDS encoding phage tail protein, which yields MKELWARFDDLAAEVSGLREELESSAERVRGDVEALTSEVSTRCDTLEGNAQSAEASSQGEVEALRQEVEQRCNALAPSVDAASIEQTRSQLTQELLGVSSQLTTALETLLGQVSTTRQTANAQTSQLAETLDATVAGPSSSLETLSAEIDTAGTSTKDETRRQVDLLLSQIEPIRAQVDNAGQTATGIIETLEATVGSALALGREQAGGALDTLNETITTQVNTLSGQVQAVEQLIEQVKQQIDTLITQVGSAIDSLVKGALTAVASIQSTVQQTLTATFTTLDTFLEQIAALKKQIMPLLEALPERLEQLQTLFQSVIGSLKALLERATTLLEAIPASSLPKPLVNPAVQAITQVVTQITTQLDTLAGQIAQQMQSIQQQLMTQVETVQSQAQQQIETLTQQVGQQIGALKDSVLQAITQASTQIDQAVTTVVQQIGTARDGGVQQVNGMKQQVEQRVEALKTQVQTQLTTLKESIASGTQAATDQMSGVRTTAEDQISSSREQVNTGLQTTGSTVDSALETVKQARAQLEETITAQVDQVLTTFRERSSSLKEGALSQLDALSSGIAPVQAQLLAPLDALDAQLQGGTLFKQPVEAARARVAAALAALEAQADSAS from the coding sequence ATGAAGGAGCTGTGGGCACGATTCGACGATCTGGCAGCGGAGGTCTCCGGGCTCCGTGAAGAGCTGGAGTCCTCCGCCGAGCGTGTCCGTGGCGACGTCGAAGCGCTGACCTCCGAAGTGTCCACCCGCTGCGACACGCTCGAAGGAAATGCCCAGTCCGCGGAGGCGTCCTCCCAGGGAGAGGTCGAAGCCCTGCGGCAGGAGGTTGAGCAACGTTGTAATGCGCTCGCCCCAAGCGTGGACGCTGCGTCGATCGAGCAGACCCGGTCACAGCTCACACAGGAGCTCCTAGGCGTCTCCTCACAGCTGACGACAGCTCTCGAGACCCTGCTTGGCCAGGTCTCCACGACCCGGCAGACGGCGAACGCGCAGACCTCTCAGCTGGCCGAGACGCTCGATGCGACCGTCGCCGGCCCCTCCAGCAGCTTGGAGACGCTCAGCGCCGAGATCGACACGGCAGGCACCTCGACGAAAGACGAGACACGAAGACAGGTGGACCTGCTCCTCTCCCAAATCGAGCCGATTCGCGCCCAGGTCGACAATGCCGGGCAGACCGCCACGGGCATCATCGAAACCCTGGAGGCCACCGTAGGGAGCGCCCTGGCGCTGGGCCGCGAGCAAGCGGGCGGAGCGCTCGACACGCTCAACGAGACCATCACGACCCAGGTGAACACCCTGAGCGGGCAAGTCCAGGCCGTGGAGCAGCTCATCGAGCAGGTCAAGCAGCAGATCGACACCCTCATCACCCAGGTGGGGAGCGCCATCGACAGCCTGGTCAAGGGAGCACTGACCGCCGTCGCGTCCATCCAGTCCACTGTTCAGCAGACGCTCACCGCCACCTTCACCACGCTGGATACCTTCCTTGAGCAGATCGCCGCTTTGAAGAAGCAGATCATGCCGCTCCTCGAGGCGCTGCCGGAGCGACTCGAACAGCTCCAGACGCTCTTCCAGAGTGTCATCGGTTCCCTCAAGGCGCTCCTGGAGCGCGCCACCACCCTGCTCGAGGCAATCCCCGCCTCCAGCCTGCCCAAGCCGCTGGTGAACCCAGCGGTCCAGGCCATCACCCAGGTCGTGACCCAGATCACCACCCAGCTCGACACCCTCGCCGGCCAGATCGCTCAGCAGATGCAGTCGATCCAGCAGCAGCTCATGACACAGGTGGAGACCGTCCAGTCCCAGGCCCAGCAGCAGATCGAGACGCTCACCCAACAAGTGGGCCAGCAAATCGGCGCCCTCAAGGACTCGGTCCTCCAGGCCATCACACAGGCCTCGACGCAGATCGATCAGGCAGTCACGACCGTGGTCCAGCAGATTGGCACCGCTCGCGACGGAGGGGTGCAGCAAGTCAACGGCATGAAGCAGCAGGTCGAGCAGCGTGTCGAGGCACTGAAGACCCAGGTCCAGACGCAGCTCACGACACTCAAGGAGAGCATCGCCAGCGGTACCCAGGCCGCCACCGACCAGATGTCCGGGGTGAGAACCACCGCCGAGGATCAGATTTCCTCCTCCCGAGAGCAGGTGAACACCGGGCTCCAGACGACTGGCAGCACGGTCGACTCGGCGCTCGAGACGGTGAAACAGGCCAGAGCCCAGCTCGAGGAGACAATCACCGCCCAGGTGGATCAGGTGCTCACCACCTTCCGCGAGCGCTCCTCCTCACTCAAGGAAGGCGCGCTGTCCCAACTCGATGCGCTCTCCAGCGGCATCGCCCCTGTCCAGGCGCAGCTCCTCGCCCCACTCGATGCCCTCGATGCCCAGCTCCAAGGAGGCACACTGTTCAAGCAGCCGGTGGAAGCGGCCCGGGCCCGAGTGGCCGCGGCACTCGCTGCGCTCGAGGCCCAGGCGGACTCCGCGAGCTGA
- a CDS encoding vWA domain-containing protein, with protein MTAPRNPPLLPEAQLGPAEKLLDLVLSSSAHLWHNRPGLNVRNVWQPAPRGRTAAVSANAVRIPPGLFVPAAVNLYRRLLEIYQLNQDLMGHFASYALTQTEWRDLKVSCAALMLVQSRSGQPVREEDGAVAFLDDDFRAIGEAMLLHYEKKSTRMLTPKAVLRVAELLETPEIAALNRKAGFADPGSKKPPLGRWKRAATKWLAFREKNPAMLEGLVKAGFKETIKKIARKAGYKPESQAFFEILGWKQKQAGGGHRKVGLTGLKLEKRERFDGLSEAEICEAIETQKLGYKEVVGRLPKDVGLTPAIMVTLLPSLSDRDLRLMTPTLEELGLMAEPTIRARWEKAVVESTDQRALNVAKNVRNKELREKLEEAADNAARKAVAEATTEADVRVMFLIDKSGSMEGAIEQSKEALTRILAGFPLEKLHIATFDTVGTVLKPKAASRTAVQHMLKDIKASGGTTHGAAVRALHRSGVAFPQEARLVVIVVGDEAGEAGDQLARTFRECHYAVSAMAMLVSVSYARGSTVKTAAQQLKVPFSEVSVDSFNDPYQVTRVLKALVDAPVATAGAAQSGWVEKVMRTPLLKLTPTGAVAKSATA; from the coding sequence ATGACCGCCCCGCGCAATCCGCCGCTACTCCCCGAGGCCCAGCTGGGCCCCGCCGAGAAGTTGCTCGATCTCGTCCTGAGCTCCTCGGCGCACCTGTGGCACAACCGCCCCGGCCTCAACGTTCGCAACGTCTGGCAGCCCGCGCCCCGTGGTCGTACCGCGGCGGTGTCCGCCAACGCCGTGCGCATTCCCCCCGGTCTCTTCGTCCCGGCCGCCGTGAACCTCTACCGGCGTCTGCTGGAGATCTACCAGCTCAACCAGGACCTGATGGGGCACTTCGCCTCGTATGCCCTCACCCAGACCGAGTGGCGGGACCTGAAGGTGTCGTGCGCCGCGCTGATGCTGGTGCAGAGCCGCTCCGGCCAGCCCGTGCGCGAGGAGGACGGCGCTGTGGCCTTCCTCGATGACGACTTCCGCGCCATCGGCGAGGCGATGCTGCTGCACTACGAGAAGAAGTCCACGCGCATGCTCACCCCCAAGGCCGTGCTGCGGGTGGCCGAGCTGCTGGAGACGCCCGAGATCGCCGCCCTCAACCGCAAGGCGGGCTTCGCCGACCCTGGCTCGAAGAAGCCGCCGCTCGGACGCTGGAAGCGCGCGGCCACCAAGTGGCTGGCGTTCCGCGAGAAGAACCCGGCCATGCTCGAGGGCCTGGTGAAGGCGGGCTTCAAGGAGACCATCAAGAAGATCGCTCGCAAGGCTGGCTACAAGCCCGAGTCGCAGGCGTTTTTCGAGATCCTCGGCTGGAAGCAGAAGCAGGCGGGTGGCGGTCACCGCAAGGTCGGGCTCACCGGGCTGAAGCTGGAGAAGCGCGAGCGCTTCGATGGTCTCTCCGAAGCGGAGATTTGCGAGGCCATCGAGACGCAGAAGCTCGGCTACAAGGAGGTGGTGGGTCGGCTGCCCAAGGATGTGGGGCTCACCCCCGCCATCATGGTGACGCTGCTGCCCTCGCTGTCGGACCGGGACCTGCGGCTGATGACGCCCACGCTGGAGGAGCTGGGGCTGATGGCCGAGCCCACCATCCGCGCGCGCTGGGAGAAGGCCGTGGTCGAGTCGACCGACCAGCGGGCCCTGAATGTGGCGAAGAACGTCCGCAACAAGGAGCTGCGCGAGAAGCTGGAGGAGGCGGCTGACAACGCCGCGCGCAAGGCCGTGGCCGAGGCGACGACCGAGGCGGACGTGCGCGTCATGTTCCTCATCGACAAGTCCGGCTCCATGGAGGGCGCCATCGAGCAGTCCAAGGAGGCGCTCACGCGCATCCTCGCGGGCTTCCCGCTCGAGAAGCTCCACATCGCCACCTTCGATACGGTGGGCACGGTGCTCAAGCCCAAGGCGGCCTCGCGCACCGCCGTGCAGCACATGCTCAAGGACATCAAGGCCAGCGGCGGCACCACGCATGGAGCGGCCGTGCGTGCGCTGCATCGGTCCGGCGTTGCCTTCCCTCAGGAGGCTCGGCTGGTGGTCATCGTCGTGGGCGACGAGGCCGGCGAGGCCGGTGACCAGCTCGCCCGCACCTTCCGCGAGTGCCACTACGCGGTATCGGCGATGGCGATGCTCGTCTCCGTCTCGTACGCGCGGGGCAGCACCGTGAAGACCGCCGCTCAGCAGCTCAAGGTTCCCTTCAGCGAAGTATCCGTGGACTCCTTCAATGACCCCTACCAGGTGACGCGCGTGCTCAAGGCCCTGGTGGATGCGCCCGTGGCCACCGCGGGCGCGGCCCAGTCTGGGTGGGTGGAGAAGGTGATGCGGACGCCCTTGCTCAAGCTCACCCCCACGGGCGCCGTGGCCAAGAGCGCGACCGCATAG
- a CDS encoding ThiF family adenylyltransferase, whose amino-acid sequence MRIVFCGVGALGSTAALFCRNLDATLCFVDFDRVESKNVLAQAYVKQSIGRNKAEALKLQFQNFFGVKAEAFGVRLGTENVEALCGTADLLVDCFDNKASRELLSAFARKAGKPLVHAAVSGDGTFGIVRWDERFVPDAEDQPGQATCEGGEHLPLIGLLATTLARGIQDFLKAGVRRDAMVSLNAVTPTAG is encoded by the coding sequence GTGCGCATCGTGTTCTGTGGCGTCGGCGCCCTGGGCTCCACCGCCGCCCTCTTCTGTCGCAATCTGGACGCTACCCTCTGCTTCGTGGACTTCGACCGCGTCGAGTCCAAGAACGTGCTCGCCCAGGCCTACGTGAAGCAGTCCATCGGTCGGAACAAGGCCGAGGCCCTCAAGCTCCAGTTCCAGAACTTCTTCGGCGTGAAGGCCGAGGCTTTTGGGGTTCGCCTCGGCACCGAGAACGTCGAGGCGCTCTGCGGCACCGCCGACCTGCTGGTGGACTGCTTCGACAACAAGGCCAGCCGCGAGCTCCTCTCCGCGTTCGCCCGCAAGGCCGGCAAGCCGCTGGTCCATGCCGCCGTCTCTGGAGATGGCACCTTCGGCATCGTTCGCTGGGATGAGCGCTTCGTTCCGGATGCCGAGGACCAACCCGGGCAGGCCACCTGCGAGGGGGGCGAGCACCTGCCCCTCATTGGCCTGCTCGCGACGACGCTGGCCCGTGGCATCCAGGACTTCCTCAAGGCCGGTGTCCGGCGCGATGCCATGGTGAGCCTCAACGCCGTGACGCCTACCGCGGGGTGA
- a CDS encoding response regulator produces MAWTGTPSFLFVDQDPMWLAAMRRASRDLPGPKHFARSAEEAQGLIEAQVPSVIVSGYGLPEEDGLSLLERVLKQHPKVACVLHTARPPKLLRSARGIALVEKSSAPTALEAVLRALWVALTGRLPSSVTPR; encoded by the coding sequence ATGGCTTGGACAGGTACTCCCTCGTTTCTCTTCGTGGATCAGGACCCGATGTGGTTGGCGGCGATGCGTCGGGCGAGTAGGGACCTGCCAGGTCCCAAGCACTTCGCGCGGAGCGCGGAGGAGGCACAGGGCCTCATCGAGGCCCAGGTGCCTTCGGTCATCGTCAGCGGCTACGGCCTGCCGGAGGAGGACGGGCTGAGCCTGCTGGAGCGGGTGCTCAAGCAGCACCCGAAGGTGGCATGCGTTCTCCACACGGCGCGACCGCCAAAGCTGTTGCGGAGCGCGAGGGGCATCGCGCTGGTGGAGAAGTCCTCGGCGCCCACGGCGCTGGAGGCAGTGCTCCGAGCGCTCTGGGTGGCCCTCACGGGCCGGCTCCCCTCTTCCGTCACCCCGCGGTAG
- a CDS encoding helix-turn-helix transcriptional regulator, which yields MEKTLASRLGGAARLARQRLNLTQADVAERIGIASEVYGRLERGHMLPSIQTFRRLCVVLSISADEALGLKPAQEVKWVAEPPSDYGEPAELRRLMRRARQLDRSSIRLLSVLAANFRTSRGGNGG from the coding sequence ATGGAAAAGACCCTCGCATCCAGACTCGGTGGCGCGGCACGCCTCGCCCGACAGCGCCTCAACCTCACGCAGGCCGACGTCGCCGAGCGGATTGGCATCGCGAGCGAAGTCTACGGTCGCCTCGAGCGCGGCCACATGCTGCCCAGCATCCAGACCTTCCGCCGCCTCTGCGTCGTCCTCTCGATCTCCGCGGATGAGGCGCTCGGCCTCAAGCCCGCCCAGGAGGTGAAGTGGGTCGCCGAGCCTCCTTCCGACTACGGCGAGCCCGCTGAGCTGCGCCGCCTCATGCGTCGCGCACGTCAGCTCGACCGCAGCTCCATCCGGCTGCTCAGCGTCCTCGCCGCCAACTTCCGCACCAGTCGCGGCGGCAACGGCGGCTGA
- a CDS encoding DUF790 family protein, producing the protein MLTRDLLLFRVREGRLRPSFIKRDDPELLALATELIAEVEGGKGERRDDLEETLSLRAGAFSRPKIARGLVKLLLDRALFDEAAEGVAETRWERFQTAARVLRALPPDATMEAYEAKLAESLPASLPEVREALYVDLPGNRRLLGWEALTAPELLDRYNLALAQGPLMGARRLTLRARAPELLRVRKLLRWLKFCRLVAEVRRDGEDWTLEVEGPGALLALQKKYGLQLASFLSVVPVLERWELVAEVEASARKRAALMLDHRDPLVSPLPAALGHIPAEVATLAEGFKDAEWELDLTPLPRHMGAAGLCVPDLTFRQRKTGREVALELFHAWHAGPLARRLTELRSRPDNGLLLGVDRALAKGEEREALEAHPQVVLFNGFPSAKRLRERLARLVEEPAPADA; encoded by the coding sequence GTGCTGACACGCGACCTCCTGCTCTTCCGAGTCCGCGAAGGGCGCCTGCGTCCCTCCTTCATCAAGCGGGACGACCCGGAGCTGCTGGCGCTGGCCACGGAGCTGATCGCGGAGGTGGAGGGAGGCAAGGGCGAGCGGCGCGATGACCTGGAGGAGACGCTCTCACTGCGAGCCGGAGCCTTCTCCCGTCCGAAGATCGCACGAGGGCTGGTGAAGCTGCTGCTGGACCGGGCCCTGTTCGACGAAGCCGCCGAGGGCGTAGCGGAGACGCGCTGGGAACGCTTCCAGACCGCCGCCAGAGTCCTGCGCGCGCTCCCCCCGGACGCCACGATGGAGGCCTACGAAGCGAAGCTCGCGGAGTCCCTCCCCGCGTCCCTGCCCGAGGTGCGCGAGGCGCTCTACGTGGACCTCCCGGGCAATCGCCGCCTCCTGGGCTGGGAAGCGCTCACGGCCCCCGAGCTATTGGACCGCTACAACCTGGCGCTCGCACAAGGGCCGCTGATGGGAGCGAGGCGCCTCACGCTCCGCGCCCGAGCCCCGGAGCTGCTGCGGGTGCGCAAGCTGCTGCGCTGGCTGAAATTCTGCCGGCTGGTGGCGGAGGTGCGGCGTGACGGAGAGGACTGGACGTTGGAAGTCGAGGGCCCGGGAGCGTTGCTCGCCCTGCAAAAGAAGTACGGCCTCCAGCTCGCCAGCTTCCTCTCGGTGGTGCCGGTGCTGGAGCGCTGGGAGCTGGTGGCCGAGGTGGAGGCGAGCGCGCGAAAGCGAGCGGCGCTGATGCTGGACCACCGCGACCCGCTGGTGTCTCCCCTGCCCGCGGCGCTGGGGCACATTCCGGCCGAGGTGGCCACGCTGGCCGAGGGCTTCAAGGACGCGGAGTGGGAGCTGGACCTCACGCCGCTGCCGCGCCACATGGGAGCGGCGGGGCTGTGCGTACCGGACCTCACCTTCCGTCAGCGGAAGACAGGGCGCGAGGTCGCGCTGGAACTCTTCCACGCCTGGCACGCGGGGCCGCTGGCGCGGCGGCTCACGGAGCTGCGCTCGAGACCCGACAACGGCCTGCTGCTCGGGGTGGACCGAGCGCTGGCGAAGGGCGAGGAGCGGGAAGCGCTGGAGGCGCACCCACAGGTCGTGCTCTTCAACGGCTTCCCGTCCGCGAAACGGCTACGCGAGCGCCTGGCGAGGCTCGTGGAGGAGCCAGCGCCAGCGGACGCGTGA